In Cololabis saira isolate AMF1-May2022 chromosome 4, fColSai1.1, whole genome shotgun sequence, one DNA window encodes the following:
- the serp1 gene encoding stress-associated endoplasmic reticulum protein 1 gives MVAKQRIRMANEKHSKNITQRGNVAKSTRNLVEEKGVGPWLLALFIFVVCGSAIFQIIQSIRMGM, from the exons atggTGGCCAAACAGAGGATCCGCATGGCCAACGAGAAACACAGCAAGAACATCACGCAGAGGGGGAACGTGGCCAAGTCCACG AGGAACCTGGTGGAGGAGAAGGGGGTGGGGCCTTGGCTGCTGGCGCTCTTCATCTTCGTCGTGTGTGGATCCG cgATCTTCCAGATCATCCAGTCCATCCGGATGGGCATGTAA
- the eif2a gene encoding eukaryotic translation initiation factor 2A, with amino-acid sequence MAPPVPLLAVRGSDGTSLLRGPPHCEQHEAFQRDGRSSRCVTFSRDGSLFGWCNGHSVSVVRSSDGSLVSSLELPKTSLIEFSPLNKVLVTWQPYSKTQDDAQGDANLQLWDLTGGGVLMKALFQKKVQSWCPVWSDDEELCVRSVNNELHFYEKNDFSSIANKLHLQKVSDFALSPGNAPSKVCVYVPGTKGAPSFVRLYQYPVLGGPAAARANKSFFKADRVVMQWNQKATAVLVTASTEVDKSGASYYGEQTLHYLAVNGETAQVQLAKNGPIYDVSWSPNSSEFCVVYGFMPAKATVYNQRCDPVFDFGTGPRNAAFYSPQGHILVLAGFGNLRGQMEVWDVKKYKQVSKPQAPDTTCFFWCPDGEHVVTATCSPRLRVCNGYKIWHYTGSVLHKQDAAPGTELWQVLWQPFPAATFPERPVRYQAVASELGTTQAPPAQAYRPPALRHLPATAGSKLHEEEAPQDLRAPADKSVSKAALKNQKKREAKKAARQEAKPEAEPEAPSGPAPNANSQSEPSSGDPETDKKVKNLKKKLKAIEELKEQQASGKVLQKNQMDKVLKEQQLLQELEQLLISQ; translated from the exons ATGGCGCCGCCCGTTCCGCTGCTGGCAG TCCGAGGGTCCGACGGGACGTCCCTGctccgcggccccccccactgTGAGCAGCATGAGGCCTTCCAGAG GGACGGCCGGTCCAGCCGCTGcgtcaccttcagcagagacGGGTCGCTGTTCGGCTGGTGCAACGGACACAG CGTCTCCGTGGTCCGATCCTCCGACGGGTCCCTGGTCTCCTCCCTGGAACTCCCCAAGACCAGCCTGATAGAGTTCTCCCCCCTCAACAAGGTCCTGGTCACCTGGCAGCCGTACTCTa AGACCCAGGACGATGCCCAGGGGGACGCCAACCTGCAGCTGTGGGACTTAACCGGAGGAGGAGTGCTGATGAAGGCCCTGTTCCAGAAGAAGGTCCAGTCCTG GTGCCCCGTCTGGTCCGATGACGAGGAACTCTGCGTGAGGAGCGTCAACAACGAGCTGCACTTCTACGAGAAGAACGACTTTA GTTCAATCGCCAACAAGCTGCACCTGCAGAAAGTCTCGGACTTCGCCTTGAGCCCCGGAAACGCACCTAGCAAG GTCTGCGTCTACGTCCCCGGGACTAAAGGGGCCCCGTCCTTCGTGCGGTTGTACCAGTACCCAGTCCTGGGCGGCCCCGCGGCGGCGCGAGCTAACAAGAGCTTCTTCAAGGCCGACAGAGTCGTCATGCAGTGGAACCAGAAAG CGACGGCGGTGCTGGTAACAGCTAGCACGGAGGTGGATAAGAGCGGGGCGTCGTACTACGGAGAGCAGACGCTGCACTACCTGGCAGTGAACGGGGAGACGGCGCAGGTGCAGCTGG CTAAGAACGGTCCGATCTACGACGTGTCCTGGAGTCCCAACTCGTCAGAGTTCTGCGTGGTCTACGGCTTCATGCCGGCCAAGGCCACGGTTTACAACCAGCGCTGTGACCCGGTGTTCGACTTCGGGACGGGCCCGCGCAACGCCGCCTTCTACAG TCCTCAGGGCCACATCCTGGTTCTGGCCGGGTTCGGGAACCTGCGGGGCCAGATGGAGGTTTGGGACGTGAAGAAGTACAAGCAG GTTTCCAAACCTCAGGCTCCGGACACGACGTGTTTCTTCTGGTGTCCGGACGGTGAGCACGTCGTCACGGCGACCTGCTCTCCTCGTCTCCGCGTCTGCAACGGCTACAAGATCTGGCACTACACGGGTTCGGTCCTGCACAAGCAGGACGCGGCTCCGGGGACGGAGCTGTGGCAGGTTCTGTGGCAGCCATTCCCCGCCGCTACCTTCCCCGAGCGGCCCGTCCGCTACCAGGCCGTGGCTAGCGAGCTAGGAACCACGCAGGCCCCGCCCGCCCAGGCCTACCGGCCGCCGGCGCTGAGACACCTGCCAGCGACGGCCGGGTCCAAACTG CACGAGGAAGAAGCTCCTCAGGATCTTCGGGCTCCGGCTGATAAAAGCGTCTCCAAGGCGGCGCTGAAGAACCAGAAGAAGCGGGAAGCTAAGAAGGCGGCCAGACAG GAAGCCAAACCGGAGGCGGAGCCTGAAGCTCcgtctggccccgcccccaacGCCAACAGCCAATCAGAGCCCAGCAGCGGAGACCCGGAGACGGACAAGAAGGTGAAGAACCTGAAGAAG AAACTGAAAGCCATCGAGGaactgaaggagcagcaggcgTCGGGGAAGGTTCTGCAGAAAAACCAG ATGGACAAagtcctgaaggagcagcagctgctgcaggagctggagcagctgctgatcagccAATAG